In Cryptomeria japonica chromosome 10, Sugi_1.0, whole genome shotgun sequence, a genomic segment contains:
- the LOC131072645 gene encoding uncharacterized protein LOC131072645 — translation MASLLQGGCALGVHGHSGMPAVLHGSFLEKLRRSGITNCLVSNSCMVSYEEYNYTQVLDHFGYRPESYQTFPQRYFIDKSSWGGAQNNSPIFVWLGAEIDITYTLDVGIMIDQAPNFKALVVYIEHRYYGTAMPFGGEKGAYANASTMGYFTSTQALADYATLIVDLKKTLKAEDCPVVVFGGSYGGMLAAWFRLKYPHLTIGALASSAPLLYLDGITPTYGYGRVVTEDFGNVSEICYRRINESWDMIDKIASSRQGLLNLSKLFNTCKHVSRKSDLQYALESMYIYAAQYHFEDVQGICKAINSLPGNESTVRRIASATNYTSKGQCLDLNPIDIPGWEWQTCTEMVIRRSNPPGKTMFPPSHFDIKAYAKYCYLKYGVLTRQHWATTEFGGHDIKRVLKDFGSNIIFSNGLRDPWSSGGVLGNISESIVAIITNEGTHCQDIAKPGASDDPTWLKEQRRKERMFIQKWITDYKS, via the exons ATGGCTTCTCTTTTACAAGGAGGCTGTGCTTTGGGAGTTCATGGGCACAGTGGCATGCCGGCTGTTCTGCATGGTAGTTTTCTGGAGAAGTTAAGGAGATCTGGAATCACTAATTGTCTGGTTTCAAACTCATGTATGGTTTCCTACGAGGAATACAACTATACCCAAGTTCTGGACCATTTTGGATACAGACCAGAGAGctatcaaacctttcctcaacgaTATTTCATAGACAAGTCCAGCTGGGGCGGCGCCCAAAACAATTCTCCCATATTTGTATGGTTGGGTGCGGAAATTGACATTACATACACCTTAGATGTGGGCATCATGATAGATCAGGCTCCTAACTTCAAAGCTCTTGTCGTGTACATAGAG CACCGTTATTATGGGACGGCAATGCCATTCGGGGGTGAGAAGGGAGCCTATGCAAACGCGAGCACAATGGGTTATTTCACATCGACGCAGGCCTTGGCCGATTATGCGACCCTCATTGTCGATTTGAAGAAAACATTAAAAGCTGAGGATTGTCCAGTTGTAGTGTTTGGTGGTTCCTATGGGGGAA TGCTAGCTGCATGGTTTCGCCTCAAGTATCCGCACCTAACAATCGGCGCCCTCGCATCATCTGCTCCTCTGCTTTACCTCGACGGCATCACTCCCACTTATGGTTATGGCCGCGTTGTCACCGAAGATTTCGGA AATGTAAGCGAAATCTGCTATAGAAGAATTAATGAATCGTGGGATATGATAGACAAAATTGCGTCTAGCCGTCAGGGCTTGCTGAACCTAAGCAAACTATTTAACACTTGCAA ACATGTTAGCAGAAAGAGCGATCTTCAGTATGCGCTTGAATCAATGTACATCTACGCAGCACAGTACCATTTCGAAGATGTCCAAGGA ATATGCAAAGCCATCAATAGCCTACCTGGAAACGAAAGCACTGTTCGAAGAATAGCTTCTGCAACAAATTACACATCCAAGGGCCAATGTTTGGATTTGAATCCAATCGATATTCCCGGATGGGAATGGCAG ACATGCACTGAAATGGTGATTCGACGGAGCAATCCTCCTGGTAAGACAATGTTCCCGCCCTCCCACTTTGATATCAAGGCCTACGCTAAGTATTGCTACCTTAAGTACGGTGTCCTAACACGCCAACACTGGGCAACTACTGAATTTGGAGGACAT GACATAAAAAGAGTGTTAAAAGATTTTGGAAGCAATATCATTTTCTCCAATGGGTTGAGAGATCCATGGAGTAGTGGTGG TGTGTTGGGAAATATTTCTGAAAGCATTGTAGCTATCATCACCAATGAGG GAACACACTGTCAAGACATTGCGAAGCCAGGTGCTAGTGACGATCCAACCTGGTTGAAAGAACAACGACGAAAAGAGCGTATGTTCATCCAAAAATGGATTACTGATTATAAAAGTTGA